The Desulfococcus multivorans DNA window ATCCACGTCAGGGGTGCTTTGAGCCATCCAGGCCAGTCCGAGAACCATCGGTCGACCTTTTTTCGCCGCCACTCGTGGAGAAGTTTTCCGTTTTTCTCCTCGGGCCAGAGCCATGTCAGGGGATATTTGAGCCAACCCGGCCAATCCGAAAAAAAGCGGTCCACATGGATTACCTCATATTCGGCATGAGGCCTCAGCATGATTGTGGTTTCGATCATGGACAGGGGCGCCGGGTCTGTCGGTGTGTCCGCCCGGCCGATCTTCCCAAAGGTGTGGTGGACCTCGGGAAAAGCCTGAATGATCTTGTCGGTCTGCTGGAGCAGCTCCCTGGCTTTGGTGATGGAGATGCCCGGCAGGGTCGTCGGCATGTAGAGGAGGTCCCCCTCGTTCAGCGGCGGCATGAACTCGCTCCCCAGCCGGGAGGCTGGATACCCCGTAACAAGAATGATGAGCACTGCTGACGTCACCGTCGTTTTCCGCCATTTCAGGACCAGCTTGATCAGCGGCAGGTACATCCGAATGAAAAACCGGCTGATGGGATTGGTTGCCTCGGCGGTGACAGGCTGCGGAATGAGACAGACCAGGATGAAAAGAGAGAGGCCCAGAGCGGCTGCGAGGCTCCAGTCGGGCAGATCCAGGCCAAGAATTCCCGCTGCTGAAACGAGCAGGGGCGAGGCCGCGACCGAAAGTATGGAAATCCAGCGCTTTTTTTTCCGGGACAGGGTCGGATCAAGGGGCTGCTCCCGGACGAAAAAGGTCATCAGCACCGGCACGATGGTGATGGCCAGGATCGACGAGGCGGCCATGGCGAAGGTCTTGGTGTAGGCCAGCGGCTTGAACATGCGGCCCGACTGCTCCCCCAGGGCGAAGACCGGCAGGAAAGAGACCGTGATGATGAGGAGGCTGTAGAACAAAGCGGGCCCCACCTCTTTGGAGGCGTCGATGATGATCTGGGCATGGGTTGCGTTTCCGCGGTCCCGCTCGAGGTGTTTATGGGCGTTTTCCACCATGACCACCGAAGCGTCCACCATGACGCCGATGGCGATGGCGATGCCGCCGAGACTCATGATGTTGGCATTGATCCCGAGCCGGTACATGACCAGAAACGAGATGAGAATACCCACCGGGATAGTGAAAATGGCGACAAACGCCGACCGCAGATGGAGGAGGAAAATGACGCAGATGACGGCCACCACCGTCATTTCTTCGACGAGCTTTTTCTTGAGCGTCGCTACGGCCCGCTCGATCAGCCCGGATCGATCGTAGGCCGTTTCGATGATCACGCCTTCGGGCAATCCCTTTTCCAACGCCTTTAGCTTGGCCTTGACCTTTCGGATCACTTCGAGGGCGTTCTCTCCGAACCGCATGACGACGACACCGCCGACGATCTCCCCCTCTCCGTTCCATTCGGCGATGCCTCGCCGCAGATCAGGGCCGATCTGAATATTCGCGACATTCTTGAGCAGGATCGGCGTGCCCGCGGCATCGACGCCCACCGCGATTTTCTCCATGTCCTCAATCGATTGAATATATCCCAGCCCCCGTACCATGAACTCGGTTTCCGCCATCTCGATCAGCTTCCCGCCCACATCGGCATTGGAACGCTGTATCGCCTGACGGATCTTCTGGATGGGAAGGTTGTACGCCAGCAGCCTGTTGGGGTCGACCGTCACCTGGTATTGTTTCACGAACCCGCCGATCCCGGCCACCTCGGAGACACCAGGTACGGCCGTCAGCTCATACCGCAGATACCAGTCCTGGAAACTCCTGAGCTGCTGGAGGTCGTATTTGCCGGTGGTGTCTTTGAGCACGTATTCATAAACCCATCCGACGCCGGTGGCATCCGGTCCAAGGCTCGGCGTCACCCCCTGGGGCAGGCGGCCGGAAACGAAATTGAGATATTCGAGCACACGGGAGCGCGCCCAGTATAGATCGGTGCCGTCCTCGAAGATGATGTACACAAAGGAAAGCCCGAAGAAGGAATACCCCCGGACCACCTTGGCGTAAGGCACGCTCAGCATGGCCGTGGTCAGCGGATAGGTGACCTGATCCTCCACCACCTGCGGACCCTGGCCGGAATATTCCGTGTAGATAATGACCTGGACGTCCGACAGGTCGGGAATAGCGTCCAACGGGGTGTTCAGCATGGCCGTCACGCCCCCTGCGATCACGAAGAGCGTCGCCAGGACCACCATGAACTTGTTTCTCACCGACCACTCGATAATTTTCTCGATCATCCGGGGCACCCCTCTTTGCCGTCACGATTCATTCACGCTCGAATGTTCGCTGATGTCGGCAAATATATCATTCCATATCCTCGAAGAATGGATCATCCGCCGCCGGCGGTGTTCCCATACCTTCAAAAAAGTCGGCGTCCCCCTTCGACTCCGGCTCCGATGGTGCAGACGGCTTTTCGCGCGGCATCATCTTCCGGACGGCCTCCTTCAGCTTGGATTCCGAGTCGAGCATGAACTGGCCGGACGTCACCACGGTCTCGTTGGCTGCAAGCCCTGTTAAAACCTGAACACTGTCGCCGTCCAGGCTCATGCCCAGGACCGTCTCCCTGGGGATGAAGCGACCGTCGCCCTTGGCCACGAAAACCACGTTGCGTTCGCCGGAACGGATCACCGATTCGTTGGGGATGATCAATCCCTCCCCCTTACCGCTGGTTTCGATGCGGACATCGGCATACATCTCGGGCTTCAGGTCCAGGTCCGGGTTGGGGAACTCGAGCCGGATCACCACATCACGGGTTTTCCGCTGGAGATAGGGATAGACGTAGGCCACCTTCCCCCGATAGATTTTCCCGGGCCGGTAAGGCAGTGTCATCACGGCTTCCTGCCCTTCACCCACCCACCCCAGCTCATATTCGAAGATATGGGCCTCCACCCATACCCGGGTAAGGTCCGCCACCGTGTAAACCGTGGTCCCCGCCTTGACAAATCCGCCTTCCAGGGCGTTTTTGTGCGTCACCACGCCCTTGAACGGAGAGCGGATCATCACAAACTTTTTAACCTCCCCCGCCGATTCGATAGCCTGAATTTCGGTTTCGGCTACATCGAAATAGCTGAGGCGTCGGCGGGCCGATGCCAGGAGTTCGCGGCTCGCACCGCCCATCCGCCGGGCGTTGCGAAAGGCCGTCAGGTATTCTTCCTGGGCGGCCAGAAGCTGGGGAGAATAGATCTCGTACAGGGGCTGTCCCGCCTCGACGATTTCTCCGGTGAAATCGACGTACAGGCGACCGAACCATCCGTCGACCTTAGGCGCGACCTGGGCGGTTCGGGTTTCGTCATAGGTGATGTGCCCATAGGTCCGGATCGTATGCACCAGCGGTCCCTTCTCCACCCGTGTCGTTCGAATACCCATATTCTGCTCGACTACCGGATCGATACGGATGTCGACCCCGCCCACCAGTTCGTCCTCATACACGGGTACGAGATCCATTCCCATCTTGCTCTTGCCCGGAACATCGTAGATCTCCATGGGGTCCATGGGGGCCCGCCAATAAGCGATGGACCGCTCCCCCGAGGCGGCCTGGGGTGCCGCGTCGCTTTTCCTGGGGACCAGTTCCATCCCGCAGATGGGGCAGAGCCCCGGTTCTTCGGTGATGATCCAAGGATGCATGCCGCAGGTCCAGAGCTGGGTTTCCTCGGACGCGCCCTCACCTGAAGCCCCTTCGAGGCTCACCCAGTGCGGAGCGTGATATCCGAACAGTCGCAGTCCCGCCCATGCGAGAGCGACGGAAACAACCGCCGTGACGATCACCGTCGTCCACAGCGTCTTTACGGATACCCGACGTTCCCGGTTTAAAGCGTTTTTCTCTTTTTCATTTTCCATGATCAAGGGTCCTTCATCCCATCAGGAGTCCGTCATGCCGTCGACACCTGTCGTTCAGCGGTATGCCCGGCCGCGGCGTGCCGCCATCGCAACTTGAACATATCGCGGTGCGGCGCCTCACAGAGATACGCCGACCGCCTGCTCCAGTTCGGCCCGGGCCACGCCGATATCGGAAATCTTCCGTGCCAGTGCCAGGCGAACCTTGAGCCAGTTGGTATAGGAGGCGATGACGTCCGCGAAGGAGACCGTGCCCGACTCGTATCCGCGGGTGGATACGTCCAGAGCGGACTTCGAAAGATCCACAACCGTTTCCCGGTAGAGGATTTCCTCCCTGACGGCCCGGTCCATCTCAAACCAGGTGTTCCGGACATGGTTGTCCGTCGCTGCCGCCGCTTTCCTGAGATCGGCCCGCAGCGCCGCCAGGGAACTGCGTGTTCCCTTCAGCCAGGCGTCGTTGGTGCCGAACCAGGGTGATTTGGGCAGCCCCGCACCCACGGCCGCCGTTGTCCGGTCGAAAAAGGACGCCTTCACGGCAGCCGATCCCGCCTGAAGGACCGCCTCGTCGTCATAATAGGAGAGGCCCAGGGAATACGGCGGCAGGATCATGGTTTCGGCGAGCTCCAGCATCCGCTCCATCTTTCCCACCTGGGCACGAAGACGCCGGAGTTCCTGGCGCCGGTCCCGTGCAAGGGGGTGGAGCCGGTCCAGGGCCGGCAGGCGCCGGTCCGGTGTCTCTTTCACAGGCGGTCCGACGGCGGTGTCCGGGGGCAGATCCAGAATATCCAGCAGCATCGATTCCAGGTTGCGGGTGCGCTCCGTCAGGGTGACGAGATCCTCCTCCAGAATTCGGCTTTCGATGGTCACCTTGATGACATCCTGAAAGCTCGTATTCCCGGCTTTGTAACGGGTTTGCGCGACCGATTCGAGACGCTGAAAGAGGGACAGCGTCTCAGACGTGATGCTCTGGGATTTCCGGACATAGAGAAGGTTCCAGTAGGTTTTCCTTGCATTGGTCAAGGCATCCCGGCGTGCGATTTCAAGGGATTCCGCAGCAGCCCGGACAGAGGCATCCACCACCTCGCCCTTGAGGGCCGTCACGCCGGGAAACGGAAATTTCATCCTCACGGAGTCCTTGCCCTTCATGGGGCCGACGCCGGTCATCAGGCCTTCGGTGAAGGCGGTATACTGCTCGAGAACGGCATCGATCTCCGCCACCTGGCTGAACGCCTGCAGCTCCGCCTGAAGACGCTTTTCCGCGGCGTGAATCCCAGGGTTCCGGATCAGGGTCAGCATCTCGAGGGTTTCCAGGGTGTAGCCCCTCTTCAGGACGCCGGCCGCCCCGGCATCGCTTCGGGCGGCGGTCGAAAGCCTCCGGAAGCGCTCCGGCTCCGGCCGGTAAAAAGTGTCCGCCGTTCCGGAGGCCCCGGATACCTTCCGCCATTTTTGTCGCATCCCGGCAAGCTGCCGCCGGCCTTCATCACGGGATAAATCCTGTTCCGTCGAAAGGGACGCCGCAGCTTTCGTGCCGTCTGCAATCGATTGGAAATAGGACGGCGGCCGGTAATTGTCCAGCTCGGAGGACATCTCCCGATAATTGCTGCTGCAGCCAGCGGTCGCGCAAAACGACAGCGTAACGATCACACGTAGTATCGTCTTCACGGCTTGATCTCCCCTGCCGATGCCGTCTCCTGCCGGGTCAGATCGAGCCCCGCGAGGCGCTCCAGCCCGGCCAGGGCCTTGCCGTAGTCCGCCCGGGCCCGGGCCAGGGAAAGCTGGAAGTTATAGACCGTCGCCTGAATCTCCACAAAGTCGGAAAAACTGCCCTGCCCTTCCCGGAACCACGTTTCGGCGGTTTCCATGGAGGCCAGGGCCTGGGGGATCATCTCCTTCCCATAGAGGGTCATCAGCCGCTCGGCATTGCGAAGCCTGAAATAGAGGGCGCGGATCTGGGTCCGGCTCTGGTTGATCCGCTCGGCCTTCATCGCTCGGGCTCTCTGGGCGTCCGCCGTCGCCTGCCGGATCCGGCCGGCATTCTTGCCGAACCAAAGGGGAATGCTTACCCCGAACTGGATCCCCACGGCATCATCTCCCGCATCGGGGGGCGGCATCGTCACGTCGGGCTGCCCGATGCCCGCATAGAACAGCCCCACACTGAAATCCGGGAGATTCTGATATCGGGCCAGCTCGATGCGGCGCTCCGCCTGGGACACCTGGGCATCGGCCGTGCGGATCTCCTCCTGCCGGGATTCTGCCATGGCATAGATGTCGTCGAGGGTGTAGACTACCGGCCGAACGGCAACCGGCGCCAGCTCACCGATGGGGGCCCCGGGCGCCCGGTTCAGCAGTCCGTTCAGCCGGGTTCGCTCGGTATCTTCCAGCTCCTCCAAGAGCAGCATGTCATACCTGAGCTGCCCTGTCTGGGACTGTGCCTTCACCACATCCAGGAAGGTCGCCTGATCCTCGGCATAGGCGGTCTCGCTGATCTTTCTCAGTTCATCCAGCAGGCCGGCGTTCTTACCGGCAATGGACCGGGCCTGGCGGATATAGTGTAATTCGTGGTAGGATTCCTGGATCGCCACCGATACATCCCGGACGGTCCTGTCCAGATCGAGCCTTGCCATGAGGACCTCCTGCGCCGCCACCTCGCCTTCCTTGGAAAGCCTGCCGGGAAAGGGGAACCTCTGGGAGATCGAGGCGTTCCAGTCCTGGGGACCGAGACGGGTCTCGATGGGATCGGGGAAATACGTGACCATCAACTGGGGATCGGGCAGGCTCGTGCTCATGCGGTATTTTTCCACCACGGCCCGCGATGCCTCCCGAGCCGCCTGGATTGCGGGATTCTGTTCGTAGGCATAAACGATCAGATCAGGGAGGCGGGCCTGATCTTCCAGGCGCAGCCCATCGCCGGCCGATGGACCGGATGGAACTGACGGAGCCGGGACTTCGGACGCCATGAGCTTCGGTGTGAAACAGGACAATCCGATGATACCCGCCATCAATCCGATAGAAACCGCTCCTTTCATCATTTTCATGAGCATCCCCCTTATGGCGCTTCTTCTATAGATGTAAAGTTCATCATGAGATTCTTACCAGACAGCCATTTTGGTGCCGCCTTTTATATACCTGCGGTTTTCGATCTTTTCCTGGACGATGGCCGTCTCTTGCAGGGGATCCTCTGTCGGGCGGCCGGACCGATGGGAAAATCATGCACATGTCCTGTGAGGAGATGTAGGACGTATTCAAGGTCTTATAATTCAGGAGGTTAATCATCTATCTTGAAGATTTCAAACTTAAAATAGCCGTTTCCGATGCCGACACACTATACCGCAACCACGGCAGCACCCGCCGTTCCGACAGCGGCACCCCATCCAAAAGCCGCGAGGCAGCATGCAACGGAAGATTCTCTTGACTTGGTCGTCCGCATCCTTCATAGATCTCTGTAGTATCGGGACTCCGTGAAGCTCGTGACAGGTCTTTAACACGTTTGGCGGTATCGAACCGCAAATCGATCAAGGGAGGCATTGTGAACGATGGATGCGAAAAATCGTAAAAAAATACTGGTCGCCCTGGATGGTTCCGATCATTCCTTCAACGCGGTGCATTACCTCGCTCGGGTGTTGCCCCGCAACACCGCAACGATCGTTCTTTTCAGTGTCTACACCAAACGGCCCGAGCGGTTCTGGGACACCGAAGAGGATCCCTTCATCGATGCGAACGCCGACGACGGCCGATTGTGGGAGCTTGAGCACAAGAGGGCTATCGGCGAGTTTCTGGAAAACGCCCGTAAGACGCTTCTGAAATATGGTTTTCCACCGGACGACCTCCTCATTAAAAGCCAGGAAAAGCGGATCGGGATTGCAAGGGACATCATCCGGGAAGCCCAATCCGGCTATGACGCCGTCGTGGTCGGGCGACAGGGCATGAACCCCATCACGCGTCTCGTCATCGGAAGCGTCGCTGCAAAACTCATTGCCGGCCTGACGACGGTTCCCCTCTGGCTCATGGGGACCGAAGTCAGCTTCGACAGCAGCGCCCCGCTTAAACTTCTGGTGACCATAGACGGCTCCGATAACGCCCTGAGAGCGGTAAAATACGTGGGAGAAATGACAGCGGGCGCCGACATCGATATCACCCTGTTTCAGGTGATTCGGAGTTTTGATTTCAGGCTCCCCGGTCCCGATGAACATTTCTTTGCACCCCCCGAGGGGGCGAAATGGACGGAGGAATCCCGGGAGGCGCATGTAGTGCGCGCTGCTTTTGAGAAGGCGGTCAAAATCCTTGCAGACACCGGCTTCGATCACCGCCGCATCACCACAAAAATCGTTTCCGGTGTCGCCACCAGGAGCGGGACCATTATTGCCCAAGCGATGACGGGAGGGTACGGGACTATTGTCATCGGCCGGAGAGGCCACTCCAGGGTCGGAGAATTCCACATGGGACGCGTGACAAACAAAGTCATTCAACTGGCCGGCAAAACAACGGTCTGGATGATCAGTTGACAAACTTTGACGAGCCGCCCCTCAGGTCCTAACCTCTTTTCTGCGGAAGGTGATCAGCATGTATGAACAATTGAAGGACAGCAACACCCAGTGCGACCTCTGCGGTATGAAAGATCCGGAAGGTATTATCTATCGATCCGATAATTTCATCTATTTATGTTCCAAGTGCATGGAGAAAATCAAGACCGCACCCGACAGCCTCAGTGAGACCCTTGAACGAACGCTGATGGGGAATGTCCTGTGAAGGGATAATATTCCGGATTTATAAGTGATTTTAAGACGGTTAAAAACTCGACACGCAACTTTCGGTGTTTTTGGACCGGGGCCCAAGCCCTATGTCCATAGGTATTTGTACCTAGGTAAAATGGGTGTTTTCACCGATTGTTTTTACGGAATTAACCTGCTAATTCTGTGACACCCTCCAACTTTCCTTGGGGGTCTTTTACTCTTCTTCTCGCTCCCCCGCCATGGTGGCGGGGGAGAAAATTCCATTATACAATTTAACTTTCGACGTTCATGATGGTAACCGGAAAGAGGTGCCGGGAGGATACGACCCGTGCCCCACGCGGTTTCGTTCAAGTGCCGCTAAAGCTTGCTCCGGGCGGCCCGGAAACTCGTTGCGCTCAGACAGTCCGGGCCGCTGATCCTCCACTGCGCTTAAGCGGCACTAAAACTCACCGCTGAAGGGGCGCGGGTCGTATCCTCCCGGCACCGGCCTATGAAAGTCGAAAGTTGAGTATATAAATTAAATCAGATAGATAATAACTTTCTGCAAAATGCGGTTGCGGGCATGGTTGCGGAAAGGTTTTTCCTCGCAGTCTTCACCGCCGATACGCCGCCATCGTCCCGAGGCGGATATTTCCGCCTGCCCTGTCAGATTTTTCTCAGGATGGTCTGTCGACAAACAGAACATTTTTTGTCATTTGACCATTATTTCCCATTGACACCCAGCATCAAAGCAACTATGTTTTAGTCAAATGACCATAACAGGAGTTGATTGTCATGCCGAGACCCGTAAAACCGCGACTGGTGTCTGAACACCCTTTGGTGCCCTCTTTCGGCCCGATGGAGACCCTCCCTACCGGCGAGGTCCATCTCTCCGTGGAAGGCATGGAGGCGCTTCGACTCACCGATGATGAAGGGATGGATCAGGACGGCGCGGCCGTTCTCATGGGCATCTCCCGCCAGACCTACGGCAGGATTCTGGCAGAAGCCCGTCATACCGTCACCCATGCGCTACTGACGGGCAAGGTGCTTCGGGTCGGCGGGGGCAACTATCAGCTTCGGGAAGGCCGCGGCAGACATCGGCGACGGTGTGGACGCCGAGGGCACAGCGAAGCGGAACTCCGGAAAGGAGAGGCGTGTATGCCGAGAGGTGATGGAACCGGTCCCGACAGTCGAGGACCGTCAGGAAGCGGTAACGGCTCCTGCGGCCGGAATGGTCGGGGTCGAGGCAATGAACCCGAAAATATTTCGGGCTTCGGCAGGAAAGGCCGTGGCGGCCGGACCGCCACGACCGGACGTGTCGATCGGGATTGGGGGTCTCAAAACGAATCGTAATCTTATGAAAAGGAGGCAAATCATGCCGGGTTATGACGGAACCGGTCCCATAGGTCGGGGACCCATGACAGGCGGGGGCAGAGGCTTCTGCAACACAGGTCAACCTTACATCCGTCGGGGTGTCGGCGGCAGGACATTCGGCCGCGGCGGACGAT harbors:
- a CDS encoding efflux RND transporter permease subunit, whose translation is MIEKIIEWSVRNKFMVVLATLFVIAGGVTAMLNTPLDAIPDLSDVQVIIYTEYSGQGPQVVEDQVTYPLTTAMLSVPYAKVVRGYSFFGLSFVYIIFEDGTDLYWARSRVLEYLNFVSGRLPQGVTPSLGPDATGVGWVYEYVLKDTTGKYDLQQLRSFQDWYLRYELTAVPGVSEVAGIGGFVKQYQVTVDPNRLLAYNLPIQKIRQAIQRSNADVGGKLIEMAETEFMVRGLGYIQSIEDMEKIAVGVDAAGTPILLKNVANIQIGPDLRRGIAEWNGEGEIVGGVVVMRFGENALEVIRKVKAKLKALEKGLPEGVIIETAYDRSGLIERAVATLKKKLVEEMTVVAVICVIFLLHLRSAFVAIFTIPVGILISFLVMYRLGINANIMSLGGIAIAIGVMVDASVVMVENAHKHLERDRGNATHAQIIIDASKEVGPALFYSLLIITVSFLPVFALGEQSGRMFKPLAYTKTFAMAASSILAITIVPVLMTFFVREQPLDPTLSRKKKRWISILSVAASPLLVSAAGILGLDLPDWSLAAALGLSLFILVCLIPQPVTAEATNPISRFFIRMYLPLIKLVLKWRKTTVTSAVLIILVTGYPASRLGSEFMPPLNEGDLLYMPTTLPGISITKARELLQQTDKIIQAFPEVHHTFGKIGRADTPTDPAPLSMIETTIMLRPHAEYEVIHVDRFFSDWPGWLKYPLTWLWPEEKNGKLLHEWRRKKVDRWFSDWPGWLKAPLTWIWPEKRYMTTDELVDDLNAAIQFPGLTNAWTMPIKTRIDMLSTGIKTPVGIKLMGSDLQVLSDLGERIEAVVRDIPGTLSAFSERVTGGNYFDFNIRRTQIARYGLTVNDVQEVIMTAIGGMNVTYTVEGLERYPVNLRYDRELRDNIDRLRRVLVATPTGTQVPLAQLAEISIHKGPAGIKSENARRSAWIYVDLKGVDVGTYVETAKKIVDEAVKLPAGYSMVWSGQYEYMERARRTLNIIVPATLAVIFILLYIHFNSIVEATVVMASLPFALVGGVWLIYLLGYNLSVAVVVGFIALSGLAAETGVVMLVYLDEVYARRRAQGEMGSPEDLKAAIIEGAVDRVRPKIMTVATTLIGLLPVMYGSETGSETMKRIAAPMVGGLVSSTVLTLVIIPVVYDIWKRWELKRAWREEDSAG
- a CDS encoding efflux RND transporter periplasmic adaptor subunit: MENEKEKNALNRERRVSVKTLWTTVIVTAVVSVALAWAGLRLFGYHAPHWVSLEGASGEGASEETQLWTCGMHPWIITEEPGLCPICGMELVPRKSDAAPQAASGERSIAYWRAPMDPMEIYDVPGKSKMGMDLVPVYEDELVGGVDIRIDPVVEQNMGIRTTRVEKGPLVHTIRTYGHITYDETRTAQVAPKVDGWFGRLYVDFTGEIVEAGQPLYEIYSPQLLAAQEEYLTAFRNARRMGGASRELLASARRRLSYFDVAETEIQAIESAGEVKKFVMIRSPFKGVVTHKNALEGGFVKAGTTVYTVADLTRVWVEAHIFEYELGWVGEGQEAVMTLPYRPGKIYRGKVAYVYPYLQRKTRDVVIRLEFPNPDLDLKPEMYADVRIETSGKGEGLIIPNESVIRSGERNVVFVAKGDGRFIPRETVLGMSLDGDSVQVLTGLAANETVVTSGQFMLDSESKLKEAVRKMMPREKPSAPSEPESKGDADFFEGMGTPPAADDPFFEDME
- a CDS encoding TolC family protein, whose translation is MKTILRVIVTLSFCATAGCSSNYREMSSELDNYRPPSYFQSIADGTKAAASLSTEQDLSRDEGRRQLAGMRQKWRKVSGASGTADTFYRPEPERFRRLSTAARSDAGAAGVLKRGYTLETLEMLTLIRNPGIHAAEKRLQAELQAFSQVAEIDAVLEQYTAFTEGLMTGVGPMKGKDSVRMKFPFPGVTALKGEVVDASVRAAAESLEIARRDALTNARKTYWNLLYVRKSQSITSETLSLFQRLESVAQTRYKAGNTSFQDVIKVTIESRILEEDLVTLTERTRNLESMLLDILDLPPDTAVGPPVKETPDRRLPALDRLHPLARDRRQELRRLRAQVGKMERMLELAETMILPPYSLGLSYYDDEAVLQAGSAAVKASFFDRTTAAVGAGLPKSPWFGTNDAWLKGTRSSLAALRADLRKAAAATDNHVRNTWFEMDRAVREEILYRETVVDLSKSALDVSTRGYESGTVSFADVIASYTNWLKVRLALARKISDIGVARAELEQAVGVSL
- a CDS encoding TolC family protein, producing MKMMKGAVSIGLMAGIIGLSCFTPKLMASEVPAPSVPSGPSAGDGLRLEDQARLPDLIVYAYEQNPAIQAAREASRAVVEKYRMSTSLPDPQLMVTYFPDPIETRLGPQDWNASISQRFPFPGRLSKEGEVAAQEVLMARLDLDRTVRDVSVAIQESYHELHYIRQARSIAGKNAGLLDELRKISETAYAEDQATFLDVVKAQSQTGQLRYDMLLLEELEDTERTRLNGLLNRAPGAPIGELAPVAVRPVVYTLDDIYAMAESRQEEIRTADAQVSQAERRIELARYQNLPDFSVGLFYAGIGQPDVTMPPPDAGDDAVGIQFGVSIPLWFGKNAGRIRQATADAQRARAMKAERINQSRTQIRALYFRLRNAERLMTLYGKEMIPQALASMETAETWFREGQGSFSDFVEIQATVYNFQLSLARARADYGKALAGLERLAGLDLTRQETASAGEIKP
- a CDS encoding universal stress protein; its protein translation is MDAKNRKKILVALDGSDHSFNAVHYLARVLPRNTATIVLFSVYTKRPERFWDTEEDPFIDANADDGRLWELEHKRAIGEFLENARKTLLKYGFPPDDLLIKSQEKRIGIARDIIREAQSGYDAVVVGRQGMNPITRLVIGSVAAKLIAGLTTVPLWLMGTEVSFDSSAPLKLLVTIDGSDNALRAVKYVGEMTAGADIDITLFQVIRSFDFRLPGPDEHFFAPPEGAKWTEESREAHVVRAAFEKAVKILADTGFDHRRITTKIVSGVATRSGTIIAQAMTGGYGTIVIGRRGHSRVGEFHMGRVTNKVIQLAGKTTVWMIS
- a CDS encoding DUF134 domain-containing protein produces the protein MPRPVKPRLVSEHPLVPSFGPMETLPTGEVHLSVEGMEALRLTDDEGMDQDGAAVLMGISRQTYGRILAEARHTVTHALLTGKVLRVGGGNYQLREGRGRHRRRCGRRGHSEAELRKGEACMPRGDGTGPDSRGPSGSGNGSCGRNGRGRGNEPENISGFGRKGRGGRTATTGRVDRDWGSQNES